The DNA window AGTAAGAAGTTAAAAACCTAGCACTCACCACAAAAAATTCTGAATGtccaaaaattcataaatattatgGACAAGGAGAGATAAAGATCATGTTCAGAGGATTAAATTCTTAGAATAGACTGCCATACAGTATACTTAAAAGTTCCAACAAAACATGCAATTAACAGAATACTTCATGTATTAATGAGAATGCAGACATATGGAGCAATGAACATAAGCCTAAGGCCACTGCAAAAGAGCGACAAAAATAATGTCTCATATCCGGTCCTATTATTTTACCTGTGGATATTGCAAAGGTGGCAACAAGGGGTCTGGTAATTCATCTGGGAAGAAAGGGTGCTCATCTGGGCTCTTGTATCTGCCAACCTAATGTACAATCAAAGGGTTTATCAAAAAAGCAGCACAGATTTTGCGAAACCCATATCCTTTCTCTCTATGCTTGTTGAGTGTAACATTACCTTGGAATGAAGCTTTTCGGTTCCTCTAAGTATATACTCGACCAACGAGCCATGGAACCCATCCATTGAAAAGGCATCAGGGTCATATGTATCCCCATTATAACAATATTGAGCTCTCTCCAGAAGGCTAAATATAATGCTGTCCTCTTGTCGAATTAACGAGTACCTCACTGCCTCGAGGGTCAAGTTCTCACTCTCATCCACCCTTCGCTTGGTTGTCGTTGATCTATAGAGATGTTACCAAAACATTAAGTTATCAAATACTTCCATCAAATGTCATATGGAAATCACCATGTAAACACCaatggagagaaaaaaaaaatttcaggaAGCTTTTTCCGCAAGGGtcaatcaaatttcaatttattcatcCTTAATATGACTTCCAGTATGATTTATGAGTTTATTGCACTTCATTCTAGTACCATAGTGATAGCCAGAGTCTCTTGAAGCTCATACAAGTCTATCGAGATTCCAAGCTTACACCCGATGTGCATATGTAGCAGAATGGTGTTCAAATGTacataaattaatacatttaatCAAAGAAGAAGACAAACAGATAACAATGTTGGCTACTGCACTCATATTGGTGTTCTCCGGAAGGGGGCAAAAAAGCAATTGTTCTCACTAATTACCAATAGAATTTCAGTAGTGAAATAATAAAGGAAGAAAATccattccaaaataaaaaatcagtGAGAAAAAGGAATTCAGAAAtgaatttcctagccacattggaAAATGAAATGCTTTTGATGCAATAATCCAATAGCCAGGAAAACATTTTCTTGCCAAACATCAGAAGAACAATTAGATTCCCAGGTTCCAAGAAACCTAACAACGGAATTATAAACAACTGAAGCATTGAAACAAACACAATTACAAAGTAAGGTCAGCGGAGTCAGCTAATCCTATTGTCAAACACAACCAAAgcaaatgaagagagaaaaaaacattaaagaaagaataaattttaaacaatctaAAAGCTGAATTGGAGGATAGTTTTATACCCAATAGAGTTGGTGGAAGCATGAAGAGATTGAATGACTGTCTTTGACAACCTTGCAGAGCAATGAAGCTTAAAGATGGGAAATTCCCTGGTTTGTGAAGTTAGAGGAAAACTGGGTCTTGAAAGTTTGGTGGTTCCGTTAACAGCAAACGAAGATGGAGACGAAGAAGCTATGAACAACTTAGCTTCCATTGATGATACACAGAAAGACCTTttccaaagaaaaagaaacacTAAAGAATGCAAAAGTTTGAAGCTTTGAAACAATGAATCAGTgcgaaaattgaaaaaatacaaaGGATATGttgtaaatgattaaaaaaaaaggtcaaaAAGACTGGTTCGCGCGTTCCTTGTGGTAGGTGAGTTAGGTGGTGGAAACTGAAAACAGAGGTTGGTGGAGAATGAGAAACcaataaaaagcaaaaaagaaTCTATCAAGTTGCTTCATTCCCAAAAGTAAAAGCAAACCATCGTTTGGCTCAAAATTGGGAGTTCAACGGTCAGCTTTTTACCCATTAACCTACTCAAGATTATAGCAAATATCTGTTACAAAATATCTTATACGAGGTCTAATATATTTTAGGTCAATTACACTGTTCACTAAATTATAGGTAAGAATTCGTCGTCACTGAACTAGAAAAAGTTATAATGTGGCCActaaactattaaatttttttttatttaagtcactgaattattaaatatttaaaatttgattcgtTTATTATAGggataaataccaaaattatacGTGAACTAtgatttaatgtataattatttatatgaaattttgatttgatccaattcttataaattattaacacaattattgatataacatcattttatatttatatactgcatacataaataattatagttatccaatataaaaacaaattaatgtatttatttctttaaatgtgtatgattaaatcaaaattaaagtttcaagtatacatttgaacaataattaaaattttacatgtatataattacacattaaatcaaaattcacagaaaattaaaatcaataatagAAGAATTCAGattaatttaaatacaaaaataatttggTGTATAAGAAAATCAAAAGGATTcctattatttaacaaaataatatcactaattaactttaaaataaaaataccagAAAAACTACAGCGTTTTGGTGTATAATTATCATCTTCCAGTCTTCCTCATAAACCCTATCCATTCAATAAAAGGTTTCCCCTCAACTTCAACACTGCAGCTCCTTGGCGCCATAACCAATTCTGCGCAAAAACCCCAGAAAGGGGAAAAATATGATTGCTTGCAATACCCTAATCCGTGCGCACCTATCTAATCTTCATTGTAAACTtgacttaaaccctaaaccattcTTTTTTCCCCTTTCACTTCGCCTCCTTACTTCAGGTATGTTTTCATTCAACACAAATAAACCCTccttttttttatggttttttctTTTGCAAAAATACGGAAAACACAATTTACAAACCCATAGTTTTTTATTTCTTACGTTCATGTTCTTTTGGTTAAATGCAATGCCTTCTTTGTAACCCATTATTTTTTGTTTACTTGGAGAACACCCTAGAAGAGTTAGATGTGATTTGAGTTTAGATGAAATATGCTATGCTTTTattcatctttgattttcttttgggTTAAATGTAGTTCCTTTATGCAATCGAATTAGTTCCTGTAGAATCCGAACGAGGTCTTTCTCGGCTATACCGGAAGTAGCCCCTTTAGAAGATGAATCCCCGGAAGACTTGGCACAGGACACCGTGGAACACCTGCTGACTCACCAAGATGATGTTGCGAGGTTGATGAAAATGGAGAGGAGATCGGGAATGGATATCCATAGCAAGCGGTGGTTTCCTTACTTGGATAGGTTTAAATGTGGGAGTGAGTCACTGAGCAGCAGGGAGGTTATAGAGGCAGTCGCACCTGTCTTGATGGAGGAGAggaaagaaaggttgaagagggtGGTGAGAAATAGGAGCTATTCAGTTTGCTTGGTGGTTGAAGGGCTGTGTGATTTCGGCAATGTTTCAGCCACGTTCAGGTCTGCTGATGCTCTTGGCTTGCAGTCAGTTCATGTGGTATCGTGTGACAGCTCAAAAAGGTGGTAAGACTGAAGCCAAAAAGGGTCTGGTTTTTGGTTGATGTTTGAGGGTTTTAAGTAGTTGTGCTTTTTATTATTGTTGCGTATTGGTGAATTCTTAGTTTGACTTGCTTAATTTATTGTGTTTTTAGTTGGTTCAAGATGAAATTCAATCAATCAATTGCTGTCCTAACATCATTTGTTTATCCAGATACAGAGAAAACCGCCATGTCAGCATGGGTGCAGAGAAGTGGTTGGATATTGAACTTTGGAACTCTCCCAAGGAGTGTTTCAAAGTCTTAAAATCACGTGGTTATCGGATTGCTACAACACACGTAGGAATGGATGCGGTATTGATCATTTTTCCCATCTTTGGCGGCACTTACTAAAATATTGATCTTTAGGATAAATTTATCCTGTATCAGATTGCACTTTACCCTTAAATCAGATGTTTAACAGTCACGGACAAAATAAAATCCTTAGCAAGCATATGGTCCTTGATGATCAAAGTTCTAAGATTCTAAGTCGGGATACTTACATCACTGACTATTTGCAGGTATCCATATACGACATGGATTGGTCAAGGCCAACTGCAATTGTAGTTGGGAATGAAAATAGGTAACTTACATTGTTACCTTTGTAAAACTTCTCATAATTTCTGTTTGGTAGTTTATTACTTTCTTTAGTGTTTCTATGTGGTACATGATTAGCATTAGACATAATTTACTAGTTGTTTTCTGACTTTGAATTTCCAAAGTTCATAACAATATCAGATATCTAACTGAAAACAATAAATGGAAACAAAGGCAAAACTATCAAAGATGttttatgatttcttttttcatttcagGTCAATCTGCTACCTTAGTTTTGTTGATGTGTTCCAAGTCTTGTTATATAATTATGTGTTGTTTTTGTTTCTGCAATGTGGCCAAAATGTTTTTTTTGTCACAGTTTTCTATATTCCTCTCTTCTTCAATGTTACTTGAGGTTTATGTGGCCCTGTTGCAGGGGAATAAGTGATGAGGCGCTGGAACTGTCAGATTTGCATTGTAGTATTCCGATGAAAGGCATGGTTGACTCTTTTAATGTTTCAGTGGCTGCAGGCATAGTCATGCACCATGCTGTTTGTGACAGAACAGTGCGCCTGGTAATATTTGCTGCCCAAGTTCATACACATCTTAGTCCTGCATGTATTGTGATTGTTCTATCTTTTTGTCCACTTCAATTTATTTCAAGTACATATAATTTGTCCAACACAGGGTTGTCATGGTGATCTGAACGAGGATGAAAGCCAAATCTTATTGGCAGAGTTCTTGTTGCGTCATAATAATAGCTCAATCAGCATAGCTAACGAGTACGCTAAGCGGAAGGCTCATATGCCTCTCATACCAAGACTGTGACGCTGTTCTCGAAGTCCTTACTGTATGATTTATGTAAGATTATGGTGCACACTTCAACTCCAATGTCTCAGTAGATGTGGCTGCCAAGAAATGAAGAACTGGAGTTTGATGATATCATTTCAAGCCTTCATAGAAAAAAGGGTAAAAGTGACTGACTTAACTCAGTTAAGCTAGAGTTTTTCAGATGAATGCATGAGTTAGAAGGTTCTAAGCCACTTGTTTGCATGTCAAACCCTAAAATATCAAGGATTATGatatttagaaaaattataatgcagaattctaattatttttctacttcttattttctttttgaagtatCAATATTATATAGACAAAAGTATGATATATGATCTTTCAAAGATCTTTCGAATGCATAAAACTTATACCCAAGTCGGATATAGATATGTATTCAATATTAACATTTGAGTATAGGTAACATAGCTAAAAACACAAGGACGACAAGGGGTTTTCTTAAAGCTTCAAACAGCTGGATTCATCACACATCTGCATTATTTTCATTGCAATGCTATGTTGTTTTGAAGTCTAAATATTCGACATCGTGACACGATTATGAGATATGATCTTTCAGAGATTCTTCAAgtttttgtatatattaatatgatGCACACGAATTCGAGTGAGCAACATAGCGAAAAACACAAGGATTCTTCAAGTTGTTCTTTTAATGCTTAAAATAGCTGGATTCTTCATATGTCTGCTAATTATCATTTTTGTGCACTACTGCTTTAGAAACTTTTAAACGATTAATCACAATTTGGTTACAACATTAAACAAGCTTGGACCAAGTCCTCGGGCTGCTCTAACCATTACCTAAAATAATGTCAACAGGCTGGTTTGGTCAATTTAGCATTTCCCTAATAAATCATCACATATCCTTAATTggtacttaaaaaataaataaacaaatttcattattaatgtatttaattaataatCCTTAAATCTATATTATATTGAAGTGTTTGTTTGAGTTGATATCATGAATCTATCAAATACCAATTCAAttagaaaataactaaaaactcatattattttacaaagtaatAATATTGTTAGAGGGtgctttttgtttaaatttttatataaaatttataaaaatcaatttagaaaaaaTAGCCATACATTTGAACCTCATTTCTGAAATTTCAACTTTATTATTTCCATCAAAgtttagtttgttttttttttgtaagtatATTGTTTGATTGCGGATGTGCTATAATCATGGTTGTTTGAAACCAGATCGGACTAGATCGGTTGGTCGAATCGAGAACTGATTGAGGTACCAATTTAGAGAAAGATTTGTTTAATAGAACCAGTTCGGACGAATTAACCAATAATTTTGTTTGACCACATGTTGAGTTCTGAAAACCATGACCACTATACTTAGAGTAGTTTCGTGAACTTTTAGAGTTGGTTAAAAGTGGaagattaaagtaaaaaaaaaaaaaaccatgggACGAATTTGGATACTGTGAATACAAATGAAGTGGGATGAGAATGAGAAAATACAGGCTTGCCTGGCCTCGCCCTGTTATGACTGCAAACATTGATATAACTCTCATATTTTGTTATAATATTAACAAATGCTCTCAAAATCTTTTAAGTACAAAACTTCTTGTCATTCCTAGTATCTTCTTCTTATCATCCATGGAAAACTAGAAGGCGGCAAAAATTACGGTATGAATCACTTGATCCATATATCATTTAACAATCCAAGTGTTTCTGCAGAATAAAAAAACAACCAAAATCATAAACCCAACATGTAGAATCAtgtattgtttttattattttttaaaacaagtcCTTTGAGTTTAGGGTTCAGTACAAATTCATTACATCATAATTAGATGAAAAAGCACTCGAGAGGCTCCGATTGGGACCGAAAAGCAACTCGACACAGAATGCAGGGCCGCATATTAATCTGCCGGCACTCCCAACTTTGTCCAGATCCCGGATCGTAAACTGGCAAAGTTAAACAATGCAGTAAGCTTCTTGGTGCGTATCGGTTTATGAATCACTGAAAATTTCCATGCGCATACCTGTAGCAAGCTGCTCTTG is part of the Gossypium hirsutum isolate 1008001.06 chromosome D11, Gossypium_hirsutum_v2.1, whole genome shotgun sequence genome and encodes:
- the LOC107911820 gene encoding chorismate mutase 1, chloroplastic isoform X1; amino-acid sequence: MEAKLFIASSSPSSFAVNGTTKLSRPSFPLTSQTREFPIFKLHCSARLSKTVIQSLHASTNSIGSTTTKRRVDESENLTLEAVRYSLIRQEDSIIFSLLERAQYCYNGDTYDPDAFSMDGFHGSLVEYILRGTEKLHSKVGRYKSPDEHPFFPDELPDPLLPPLQYPQVLHPIADSININPKVWQMYFRNLIPRLVKEGDDGNCGSTAICDTMCLQALSKRIHYGKFVAECKYQASPDAYKAAISEQDRDWLMKLLTYPLVEESIKKRVEMKARTYGQVVPDNMNMKDGDPVYKINPSLVADLYGDWIMPLTKEVQVEYLLRRLDGSE
- the LOC107911820 gene encoding chorismate mutase 1, chloroplastic isoform X2, translating into MEAKLFIASSSPSSFAVNGTTKLSRPSFPLTSQTREFPIFKLHCSARLSKTVIQSLHASTNSIGSTTTKRRVDESENLTLEAVRYSLIRQEDSIIFSLLERAQYCYNGDTYDPDAFSMDGFHGSLVEYILRGTEKLHSKVGRYKSPDEHPFFPDELPDPLLPPLQYPQVLHPIADSININPKVWQMYFRNLIPRLVKEGDDGNCGSTAICDTMCLQALSKRIHYGKFVAECKYQASPDAYKAAISEQGLADEVAHISVGRRIDQEKSRNES
- the LOC107911821 gene encoding tRNA (guanosine(18)-2'-O)-methyltransferase isoform X1, with the protein product MIACNTLIRAHLSNLHCKLDLNPKPFFFPLSLRLLTSVPLCNRISSCRIRTRSFSAIPEVAPLEDESPEDLAQDTVEHLLTHQDDVARLMKMERRSGMDIHSKRWFPYLDRFKCGSESLSSREVIEAVAPVLMEERKERLKRVVRNRSYSVCLVVEGLCDFGNVSATFRSADALGLQSVHVVSCDSSKRYRENRHVSMGAEKWLDIELWNSPKECFKVLKSRGYRIATTHVGMDAVSIYDMDWSRPTAIVVGNENRGISDEALELSDLHCSIPMKGMVDSFNVSVAAGIVMHHAVCDRTVRLGCHGDLNEDESQILLAEFLLRHNNSSISIANEYAKRKAHMPLIPRL
- the LOC107911821 gene encoding tRNA (guanosine(18)-2'-O)-methyltransferase isoform X2 gives rise to the protein MKMERRSGMDIHSKRWFPYLDRFKCGSESLSSREVIEAVAPVLMEERKERLKRVVRNRSYSVCLVVEGLCDFGNVSATFRSADALGLQSVHVVSCDSSKRYRENRHVSMGAEKWLDIELWNSPKECFKVLKSRGYRIATTHVGMDAVSIYDMDWSRPTAIVVGNENRGISDEALELSDLHCSIPMKGMVDSFNVSVAAGIVMHHAVCDRTVRLGCHGDLNEDESQILLAEFLLRHNNSSISIANEYAKRKAHMPLIPRL